One segment of Hippopotamus amphibius kiboko isolate mHipAmp2 chromosome 4, mHipAmp2.hap2, whole genome shotgun sequence DNA contains the following:
- the RDH11 gene encoding retinol dehydrogenase 11 has protein sequence MIEVLLLLLLFPFLLYIAAPQIRKMLSSGVCTSTVQLPGKVAVVTGANTGIGKETAKELAQRGARVYLACRDVQKGQLVASEIQIMTGNQEVLVRKLDLADTKSIRAFAKGFLAEEKHLHILINNAGVMMCPYSKTVDGFEMHIGVNHLGHFLLTHLLLEKLKESAPSRVINVSSLAHLMGRINFHNLQGEKFYHAGLAYCHSKLANILFTQELARRLKGSGVTAYSVHPGTVHSELLRHSSLMRWIWWIFSFFIKTPQQGAQTSLYCALTEGLEVLSGNHFSDCHVAWVSAQARNETVARRLWDVSCDLLGIPVD, from the exons ATGATTGAGGTCCTACTCCtgctcctccttttcccctttctcctgtaCATCGCTGCACCCCAAATCAG GAAAATGCTGTCGAGTGGGGTGTGTACGTCAACTGTCCAGCTTCCTGGGAAGGTTGCTGTGGTCACTGGAGCCAACACAGGCATTGGAAAGGAGACAGCCAAAGAGCTGGCTCAAAGAG GAGCCCGTGTGTATTTGGCTTGCCGGGATGTGCAAAAGGGGCAGTTGGTGGCCAGCGAGATCCAGATCATGACAGGGAACCAAGAGGTGTTGGTGCGGAAACTGGACCTGGCTGATACGAAATCTATTCGAGCCTTTGCTAAGGGTTTCTTAGCAG AGGAAAAGCATCTCCACATTTTGATCAACAATGCAGGAGTGATGATGTGTCCCTACTCTAAGACAGTGGATGGCTTTGAGATGCACATAGGAGTCAACCACTTAG GTCACTTCCTCCTGACCCATCTGTTGCTAGAGAAGTTGAAGGAATCAGCCCCATCAAGGGTAATAAATGTATCTTCCTTAGCACATCTAATGGGAAGGATCAACTTCCATAACCTGCAGGGTGAGAAGTTCTACCACGCAGGTCTGGCCTACTGTCACAGCAAGTTAGCCAACATTCTCTTCACCCAGGAACTGGCCCGGAGGCTGAAAG GCTCTGGCGTCACAGCATACTCTGTGCACCCTGGCACAGTCCACTCTGAACTGCTTCGGCACTCATCCCTCATGAGATGGATTTGGTGGATTTTCTCCTTCTTCATCAAGACCCCTCAGCAAGGAGCCCAGACCAGCCTATACTGTGCCTTAACGGAAGGTCTTGAGGTTCTAAGTGGAAACCATTTCAG tgACTGCCATGTGGCATGGGTCTCTGCGCAGGCTCGTAATGAGACGGTAGCAAGGCGGCTGTGGGATGTCAGCTGTGACCTGCTGGGCATCCCTGTGGATTGA
- the RDH12 gene encoding retinol dehydrogenase 12 isoform X1, whose product MLIFLGLLTSFLSFLYVTAPSIRKFFAGGVCRTNVQLPGKVVVITGANTGIGKETARELARRGARVYIACRDVLKGESAASEIRADTKNSQVLVRKLDLSDTKSIRAFAEGFLAEEKQLHILINNAGVMMCPYSKTADGFETHLGVNHLGHFLLTRLLLGQLKESAPARVVNLSSVVHHAGKIRFHDLQGEKYYNRCFAYCHSKLANVLFTHELAKRLQGTGVTTYAVHPGIVRSELVRHSFLLCLLWRLFSPFLKTAREGAQTSLHCALAEGLEPMSGKYFSDCRKTWVSPRARNNKTAERLWNVSCELLGIQWE is encoded by the exons ATGCTGATTTTCTTGGGACTGCtcacctccttcctttctttcctgtatGTGACAGCTCCATCCATCAG GAAGTTCTTTGCTGGTGGGGTTTGTAGAACCAACGTGCAGCTTCCCGGGAAGGTGGTGGTAATCACCGGCGCCAACACGGGCATCGGCAAGGAGACGGCTAGAGAGCTTGCACGCAGAG GAGCCCGAGTATACATTGCCTGTCGAGATGTACTGAAGGGGGAGTCTGCTGCCAGTGAAATTCGAGCTGATACGAAGAACTCCCAGGTGCTGGTACGGAAACTGGACCTATCTGATACCAAATCCATCCGAGCCTTTGCTGAGGGCTTCCTGGCAG AGGAAAAACAGCTTCATATTCTGATCAACAATGCAGGAGTTATGATGTGTCCATATTCCAAGACAGCTGATGGCTTTGAAACCCACCTGGGAGTCAACCACCTGG GTCACTTCCTTCTCACCCGCTTGCTCCTGGGGCAGCTGAAGGAGTCTGCTCCTGCGCGGGTGGTGAACCTGTCATCAGTGGTCCACCATGCTGGCAAGATTCGCTTCCATGACCTCCAGGGTGAGAAGTACTACAACCGGTGTTTTGCTTATTGCCACAGCAAGCTGGCCAATGTGCTCTTTACTCACGAGCTGGCCAAGAGGCTCCAAG GCACGGGGGTCACCACCTACGCCGTGCACCCAGGCATCGTCCGCTCCGAACTGGTCCGGCACTCATTCCTGCTGTGCCTGCTCTGGCGGCTCTTCTCCCCCTTCCTCAAGACAGCGAGGGAGGGGGCCCAGACCAGCCTGCACTGTGCCCTGGCTGAGGGCCTGGAGCCTATGAGTGGCAAGTACTTCAG TGACTGCAGGAAGACCTGGGTGTCTCCAAGGGCCCGGAATAACAAAACAGCTGAGCGCTTGTGGAATGTCAGCTGTGAGCTTCTGGGAATCCAATGGGAGTAG
- the RDH12 gene encoding retinol dehydrogenase 12 isoform X2 yields the protein MLIFLGLLTSFLSFLYVTAPSIRKFFAGGVCRTNVQLPGKVVVITGANTGIGKETARELARRGARVYIACRDVLKGESAASEIRADTKNSQVLVRKLDLSDTKSIRAFAEGFLAEEKQLHILINNAGVMMCPYSKTADGFETHLGVNHLGHFLLTRLLLGQLKESAPARVVNLSSVVHHAGKIRFHDLQGTGVTTYAVHPGIVRSELVRHSFLLCLLWRLFSPFLKTAREGAQTSLHCALAEGLEPMSGKYFSDCRKTWVSPRARNNKTAERLWNVSCELLGIQWE from the exons ATGCTGATTTTCTTGGGACTGCtcacctccttcctttctttcctgtatGTGACAGCTCCATCCATCAG GAAGTTCTTTGCTGGTGGGGTTTGTAGAACCAACGTGCAGCTTCCCGGGAAGGTGGTGGTAATCACCGGCGCCAACACGGGCATCGGCAAGGAGACGGCTAGAGAGCTTGCACGCAGAG GAGCCCGAGTATACATTGCCTGTCGAGATGTACTGAAGGGGGAGTCTGCTGCCAGTGAAATTCGAGCTGATACGAAGAACTCCCAGGTGCTGGTACGGAAACTGGACCTATCTGATACCAAATCCATCCGAGCCTTTGCTGAGGGCTTCCTGGCAG AGGAAAAACAGCTTCATATTCTGATCAACAATGCAGGAGTTATGATGTGTCCATATTCCAAGACAGCTGATGGCTTTGAAACCCACCTGGGAGTCAACCACCTGG GTCACTTCCTTCTCACCCGCTTGCTCCTGGGGCAGCTGAAGGAGTCTGCTCCTGCGCGGGTGGTGAACCTGTCATCAGTGGTCCACCATGCTGGCAAGATTCGCTTCCATGACCTCCAGG GCACGGGGGTCACCACCTACGCCGTGCACCCAGGCATCGTCCGCTCCGAACTGGTCCGGCACTCATTCCTGCTGTGCCTGCTCTGGCGGCTCTTCTCCCCCTTCCTCAAGACAGCGAGGGAGGGGGCCCAGACCAGCCTGCACTGTGCCCTGGCTGAGGGCCTGGAGCCTATGAGTGGCAAGTACTTCAG TGACTGCAGGAAGACCTGGGTGTCTCCAAGGGCCCGGAATAACAAAACAGCTGAGCGCTTGTGGAATGTCAGCTGTGAGCTTCTGGGAATCCAATGGGAGTAG
- the RDH12 gene encoding retinol dehydrogenase 12 isoform X3, which translates to MLIFLGLLTSFLSFLYVTAPSIRKFFAGGVCRTNVQLPGKVVVITGANTGIGKETARELARRGARVYIACRDVLKGESAASEIRADTKNSQVLVRKLDLSDTKSIRAFAEGFLAEEKQLHILINNAGVMMCPYSKTADGFETHLGVNHLGTGVTTYAVHPGIVRSELVRHSFLLCLLWRLFSPFLKTAREGAQTSLHCALAEGLEPMSGKYFSDCRKTWVSPRARNNKTAERLWNVSCELLGIQWE; encoded by the exons ATGCTGATTTTCTTGGGACTGCtcacctccttcctttctttcctgtatGTGACAGCTCCATCCATCAG GAAGTTCTTTGCTGGTGGGGTTTGTAGAACCAACGTGCAGCTTCCCGGGAAGGTGGTGGTAATCACCGGCGCCAACACGGGCATCGGCAAGGAGACGGCTAGAGAGCTTGCACGCAGAG GAGCCCGAGTATACATTGCCTGTCGAGATGTACTGAAGGGGGAGTCTGCTGCCAGTGAAATTCGAGCTGATACGAAGAACTCCCAGGTGCTGGTACGGAAACTGGACCTATCTGATACCAAATCCATCCGAGCCTTTGCTGAGGGCTTCCTGGCAG AGGAAAAACAGCTTCATATTCTGATCAACAATGCAGGAGTTATGATGTGTCCATATTCCAAGACAGCTGATGGCTTTGAAACCCACCTGGGAGTCAACCACCTGG GCACGGGGGTCACCACCTACGCCGTGCACCCAGGCATCGTCCGCTCCGAACTGGTCCGGCACTCATTCCTGCTGTGCCTGCTCTGGCGGCTCTTCTCCCCCTTCCTCAAGACAGCGAGGGAGGGGGCCCAGACCAGCCTGCACTGTGCCCTGGCTGAGGGCCTGGAGCCTATGAGTGGCAAGTACTTCAG TGACTGCAGGAAGACCTGGGTGTCTCCAAGGGCCCGGAATAACAAAACAGCTGAGCGCTTGTGGAATGTCAGCTGTGAGCTTCTGGGAATCCAATGGGAGTAG